Within the Sarcophilus harrisii chromosome 2, mSarHar1.11, whole genome shotgun sequence genome, the region CCCTGGGTTCAAAGCTTTCTACCTGGGTTAATCATCTAATATCTGTATTCTAAGAAGGCACAACCTGCACTGGTGAAAGGAATGTCCTCAGTAGGAgcttcctataccaatgaaaatcACAGACCTAGTCTCTGTTCCTGGTCAaagcatatttattattatgaatcATCAAAGCATATTTATTATTAGGAATCATTTTGGATACAAGCATATGttaaaataaccaaataaaacCTAGGGCATGTCTCAATTTCTATCTTTCCTTGACCAACATGGGCAAGGTATCTCAATGTTCCTATCACATCCCCATCAGGAATCACTTCTTTAAGAATAGGCAAGATTTCCCACTGTGAACCATTTTAGCAGTTTATAACTTTCTTGAAAAGCAGAAGAGTCAGTCAGTAAGTTCTTGAGAGATCTCCCAGCCAGGATTCTGTGGTTGTTAAATTCATAAAATCAGAggatgaaagaataaaattatctgTTGAAATGCCACTGTCCTTTCCTGTGTTAGAAAGTAAGTTTGTGTATGATCGATTTTCCTTGGTTTGTGGAGTGAGATTCATTGCTTTAGGGCAGAGGTTCTTGATATGAGATCCAGACACCTGCAAAGGGAACTTGGATGgaggaaaaaattacatatttattgtcactaacctctaattgaaatttagcatttctttcagtTATGAATGTAGTCACCAAATATCACAgacctttttcagaataatgtctttaagtgcataaaataaaatacatgggattacaaagaaaatcatttatatcaaaatatagttatcaaaacatttttaaaaaactaaattcatGAACTTCAATGGGATTGGaactttaaggtcctttctactGCTAAGTCTGTGGTCTTTCCAAAAACTCTGTGAGATTGATAGGGCTTATGTGTAGAGGATtttagtgttgttgtttttttgtttatttgttttttttttttttttttgctgagacatttCAAGTCAAATGAtgtgctcaaggtcacacagctagaaatgttatgtgtctgagaccaaatttgaactcaggttcttctgacttcaaggctggtactctatccactgcaccacttagctggcCCATGTGTGTAGAGTTTTTAAGTAATGACCTAAGGATAGGAGAAATGAAGTGCTTTGTTCATGATCCCACAGTCAGTGAATAGAAGAGTTCTGACCCCAAATTTGTGGGATCAGAGCCAGAAGTGACATTAAGGATCATCCAACCTACTTCCAtgagttttatagatgaagaaactgaggcagagagaggttaggCACTTGTCCCAAGTAGTAAAAGTGGTCAAATGGGATTAGAAAGGCCCTGTGGTGTTATATATAGTACTATTCCAATTCCAGTTCTCCTTTTTAATATCCCTTAACCCCCTCAGTGTAGCAAAAGCTATGATTAGCTTAAATTATTTCAGTGCCTGTTTTTATTTCACTTAGAAGAATGCTGGCAGGAATTGCATCACTCATTTTGCCTATATTTCCTTAGgctaaaataagttggaaaaaagaagaaagacttcACAGGTTTCTTTGTTGTACTGCCTTGATTTCCTGGTCTCAGCCGTGATTGTGATTATTTTTCAATAGAACTTTATTCTCATAAAGAAATGTAGACTTCCTCTAGCTTAGTAGTTTCTCTCACTCCAAGAGTGTGTTTCCCACAGTCTCCCTGTGTAAAACGTTAAGTCATTCAGGAGAAAGGACATGGCTGGCAATGGTAAATGTAATGTGGCTTTCATGAGGATATCTTGATGATAGAGTTCTCAGCCCATCTTTGAGTCCCTAGTCATAAAGCTTTCTCTTCCTATCTTAGTTATGGTCTTGGTATTGATAGGAACCTCTGTCCCTAGGCATAGaactttttcttcctatcttagTTATGGTTTGGTATTGATAGGAATCTCTGGGTTGACATTTCCCCACTCCTAGGAGTAGGCTTGAGCTATCCATGGACAAGGCAAACCCCAGCAAGTTCAACATCCTTTCAGGGGATCCAGAGAGGAGGGTTTATGTCTGGGACAGACCTGGATGTCCACTCTGATTCCCTACTTGCCAGCTTCCTTGCCCTCATCTACTCTTAAGTACCAAAACTTCAGAGCAGCTGGAGGACAAGGAGGTTCTCCATCAAGCCCATGAGGAGACTTGAAACCAGATGTACGGCTGATGGGATTTAGGAGTGATGTGATGGACACTGAGGCTTGCTCTTAGCCACATCCTTCCTGATAGTGCTTTTCATTTTAACATCACTATCACTACAAGTTCAGAAAGTCTGTGATAATCTCATTTCTAACTTCAGCTTttgatcttttgtctttttaggTTGCTTTTACAACCAAAATTTATCACCCTAACATCAACAGCAATGGCAGTATCTGTCTTGACATCCTGAGATCTCAATGGTCTCCAGCATTAACAGTATCAAAAGGTAGGAATGAAAAAAGGACCTATGGCCATTTGATAGGATGGGTCTCTGTAGGACTtgatggaaaattccatccaTCACCTGTCATTAGACATTGACAGCATGAACCAAAATTGCCTTTTGATCCTTCAGGGGTGGTGCAAACCTAGGTTCTGGTAAATCCAATTTAAAGGACATTCGAGAATACAAGAACAAATTGAAACTGAAGTGTTCCTCTTCCTCCAGATGATGAAAATCCCTCTGTTAAAAACATAGCAAGGTGTGAGAGTTTATTTATTGAGTTAGGGCAAGaataattagaatgtaagttatTCTTGATCAAGATAAATAGTTGTCCCTTCCGCATTATGATTTTCCGTATCGTAGGTAGgcacaagaaattaaatgggaattttttttggggggtggggttgcagaagctgcagatgacacagaaaaaatgtttagaaactcagaaatgtgtAAAACATCCTTATAGAACTGTATAATATAGTCTTTGACCAAAAGCTTAACCCCAATTTTATAATAAGATAATGTAAACATCCCAtacaataaagagaagaaaaattcagatttcttctgtgTATGAAGAGAGGACCAAAAAAATTCATGTGGATTTTTCAGATCAAGGGGTGCTGTGCCATTAACCTACttgatatggaagggataactgaaTTGTTATTTAAACTGTGTTAAATGTAGATGTGACAAAGATAGAAGATTTCTGTGAGGAAACATTGAAGCTATTTAGTCAGCAGTTGGATTTGAGTGGGTTGGAGGACTTTGTAGTCCCCAAGAAGATTTGGTAGCTGATCCAGAGGTAGGTTGGTAAGAAAAATTGTTTAAGCCTAGAGTAATTGCCTAGGGCAGATAGATGGAAAAATCTAGGAGAGGGTGAGGTGGTGCTTTTCCTGAATCCAGAGCAAGATAGAACTGCCTTTCAAATGTCTTTCAATGTTCTTGTCGAATTGGAGagccagtagacatcttaaaatcCCCAACACAgaagtcatttcccttctcccGCTTCCCTATACTCTCTAGAGCATCACAAAATCCAGACCCTTGGGCTCGAAACCCAGGAGTCATTCTggattcctccctctctctcacctccCATATCCCAAACCTGTCTGTTTCACCCTCATAATATCTCTGGAACATggctccttctctcctctgacacctCTCCCCCTCCAGTGTAGACTCCATTCTGTCGCTCCTGGCCTATTGAATAGCTGCTGGGAGGTCTGCCCACCtccagtctctccccactccagtctgaCCTCCATTTAGCCACCAAAGGGATTTTTCTAATGcccagatctgaccatgtcacatgCACATCCCTCCTTCATTTCTCACTCCTACTCAGTAAGCTCCAATGGCTCCCCATCATCTCCAAGAGCAAATACAAGAGCCCTTCAAACTTTGCTTcctcccacctttccagtcttctcacaccATCCCACCTGATATGTCCACTTTGGACCCAAAACCCTGGCTTCCTGGCTGTCCCACCAATAAGACTCCTTCTCCACTCTGAGCATGATCTGGCTGCCCCCATGCCTGGAAAGCTCTCCCTTCTAGCCTCCTGGGTCTCAGCCAAAATCCTGCCTCCTTCCTGGGAAGCTTTCCCCAATCCCTCTCAGTTTTAGAGCCTTCCCTcttaattatttccagtttatcctacAAAACAGCAAAATAGTTTAGACAGTCATTTGTTGTCTCGCAAACACCTTCAGGGAAGGGAtcaccttttcctattttttttttttgtatcctccatgtgcttggcacatagtaggtgcttaataagtgcttagtaACTGACTAGCACTAAATGCAGTAGTAGTGCATAGAGGCTGGGACTGAAAGAATAAGATTTCAGATTCTGTGCTAGAGAGGTCAGAACAAACTGGGGATGGAGCCCAGAGTGAGAGTGAGCCTGGGAGTGTCTGATCAATGTGTGAAGCTGCTGCTGCTCTTAAATCATGAGATTATGGCTCATCCCAGGATCTCCCCTGCCCTCCTGTGAGCCGGGCTCAATGAGAACTGCCCCAGAATGTCCAGCAGCAGTCCTGTCCCCTCTCACAGCCTCCCATATGGGCGATGGcaccttttttcattttgtctttttttcccccagagtcCTAAGCAGTTCTTCAAGGTTCTACTTTTGCATCCTGGTCATTTTATATGGATCCAATCTAAAGCGCACATATTTTAGGTCCTTTTATCTATCTTTACCCCACCTACCCACAGGTTTTGTCCCACTGTTTACCCCGGGAGCAGTTCTTGCTGATTCATGCTGACCGCATTCAGCAGGACTGGTGACTTCAGAGAAGTCAAAGGGGAATGGCTCACCGTCTTCCAGGGCCTGGTCTGGGGACCGTCGCCCAGTCCCTTGAATGGTCGTAGTAAAAGGTCTGCCTGCCAGTTGTGGGGCGCTGGAGAGTCTTCTGAGCAGGggacagaaggaggaaggggtGCAGCTATTGATATAGTAATAAGAGCAAAGGtagatctgtgtgtgtgtatgtgtgtgtgtgtgtatacatatacacacacgtagagagtagctgcttaataaatgtatattaaatatattaatacataaataATGAGTAATGAATACGATCAATAACAATAAGCTCAATAGGTGCTTGCTGAGCAGTTAataagcacctgctgtgtaccaggcatcatgctaagttctggggattcATCAAAGGTAAAACCAGTCCTTCTCCTCAAAGAGTTCCCAGTCTAGTGTGGGAAAGAACGTGTTAAAAACTAGGGACGTGCAAGATGCACACAGTGTGGGCGGATGGGTAGTCCTAGCTGGAAAGGCTCTAGCAAGAAGaggaaaattccttttaaaaggtCACTGTTGCTTCTTGTCTGAATGTCACCAGCATCTCCTTCGGGAGCATCCCCAGGCACTTTTGAAGATAAGTCTTGAGATTCAGGAACATATAACACTCAGCCTTTATattcaggaaggaaaaaattgaatttggcagcttattattttcacttttcaagGAAGACCTGGGATTCCTTCAGCTTGAGGAATTCCTTCCATCAGCCCCCATTGAGGCTGCGGTTAAGTCCTAAGAGTAGCCTGAGGTCAGGAGTAGTTACGTGACCTActtaggcagaatttgaacccagttcttcacACACATGATCTCCTGTGAACCTCTGCTTTCCTGTTGTTCACTCATTGCCACGTTTATTTAGAGTGGCCACAGCTCTGTCTGGGCAGCTGAGAACGCCGAGGGGGATTCTCTCCCTAAGGCATGGGTTCGAATCCCATTGCATCCGCTTCCTACATTGAGATGGCACTTCCTGCCCCCTGGGGTGACTGAGAGGCTCTAGAGCACTGACCGATGTCCTCATTGTCATTATTCCcccctttctgcctcagtttccttatctgagatCCGCTTCTGCTTTGAAGCCTCTGGTTCCCCTGCTCCTTTAGTGCCTCCATCCATCCCTTGGCCTGAGGAGGAGGAAGCAGGAGCAAGGGCCTCTCTCCTGGCCAGCCTTCCCGGCCCAGAGCCGCAATGGCAGACTCAGTACTCTCCTTATTCTTGCCTTCAGTCTCAGAATAAACAGGGGCCCCCGAGGGTGCTCCTTCCCCTCCATCTGGACGAGGCACAGTGGGAGTAGTGGACCACGTGACTGGCTTTTGGCTGTGTGGGCCAAGTGTGGGGCTGAGGCGCAGGGCAATTGGTATTTCTGAGGTGACagcaggagaaactgaggcacggtGAACTTTTCATAACAGAGTCTCTTAGTGGACTAGCAGCAGAGGCAGCTACGACATCCAAACTCAGCCTGGGCGCTGACTTCTCAGTGTTGTGTTTTAGAGAGTGAATAAGCATTTGTGAAAGTGTTTGtgctatgccaggcactgtgccagagGCTGGGGCAACAAATGCAAACAGAAAAAAGCCTCTGCCCTCAGTGCCTGGTGCCCTAGTAGGGGAAGGGCATGCCACCAGGGCTGGGCTTGTATGGGAAGTTGGGGGACGTTGGTGGACCCCCCCGTGAGTTGGTCAGCACGTCCTCTCCAGGATGAGTGATTTAGTTGTTGTACCCAGAGCTAGAGGTGGAACATGAAGTTGGGAGAAggacagaaagggagaaaggtgGTCAGAATAGAGAGCCGTTCGAGTCTGCCTGAGGGTATCAAAAGGCGTTCATTGTGGGGAATGCAGCTTCAGGAGAGGAGGTAGGGCAGAAGGGCATGCCGGGGGTCAGTGAGTGACCAGCCTGACCAGTCTGGATCGGGCTGTTCATAGAGGGTAGATGAGGGTCACTTACTCCAGCAGACCCTGTAaggggctgaagcttgagttgatgcactaaaGTCCCAAGCatatgaggctaaatagtaattggaccatactcttttaatatatatacttgCACAAAGaacgagccgtatttgccttgtccatcacagagagacagagcagacccttgaaacgaaggagaagacccaagaaatatcaggtggttctgttgctgattgtactcaccattgaaagagtgtggcagttatggcatttgactcatggacatcaaaaattgttggacttgaaaaccctcaggaatcattggattctctgagacacgataagattgttgtaggacttgaaaaccctcaggaatcattggattttctgagaaatggataagactgttacaggacttcaaaatctgctggaatcattggattccctaacacataaaaagacttttgcaggacttcaaaaacttaggggaatcattggattccctgacatgtgaagaaagggacaatagattggttttggactacctcttggctgctgaagaaggcgtatgtgtgactgctttttacatacccaccttctaggacttctggtgatcttttacagcaccatgttgatttatattgtttgctattccgctacttgtgtgtacaattcatgtttgttacaccacatcgagcctgcactgactgaggggagggtcatcactaatagcctctgcattattgctatgtgcttgtgtaataactcccatgctgatgggtttgtgtataataagacccttcaggccagaaacccactagcaacccccacttccctttggtgcttttcatctcccttcctgagatgtcagggggatcgtgatcacctccttttcggtattttcacctcttttcctgagaagtcagggaggctgtgatcacctccccttgggagctctgacctccctgaggagtcagagatggcatgaccacctgtgttctaaaacaaaagaaagcaggagatgtaatgggctgaagctcaagttgacactgaggtcccaagcacatgaggctaaatagtaattggaccatactctattaatatatatgcttggagaaagaatgacctccacccactctttgtgcaagtcctgatgtgttgtataggaaatgatgattttggtgggttgAGGCAGAGGGCCAGAGAGAGGAGCAAAGAGAgatggctggctggcttctggtctggctggcttcttgactcagctacacacattgctattgcgatccccccttcacctccgatccttcttcacctctactgagaataaagattgaagattttcccttaacctgaattcctgactccggctgattttaaaatatgtgatcaTCACAAGACCCAGAAATCCCTGGAGTTCTGatgtgggaggaggggaggggctcACCAGGACCCAGCACAGTCTCTCATTCagctcttcttttttccttagttCTGTTATCCATCTGTTCCCTGCTCTGTGACCCCAACCCAGATGACCCTCTGGTTCCTGAGATAGCCCACACCTACAAAGCAGACCGAGAGAAGTAAGTCCTCGTTTTCTCTATAACTGAACAAGCATCAGTCCTTGAACAAGCCACCTTTTGTCCTTATGTTCACCTGCTGAATGTTCTGCTTTTCCACTTTTTATAGTAAGGGCTTGTGACTAACCCAGAGGTCACCAAAGGCAAGTCTGTTTTGCAAGAAACCCACTAACATATTAGAGTCATTTAGCAAAAAGACAGTGTAAGCTAGTGGATGGAGGCTTGAATTATAAACAGGAGGCGTGTTTGGGCCATCCGTCAGGTCTGTCTGATGGCTTTAAGGAGCAAGAGGATGGTTAGCTGCTTCAGAAGCAATTCTCCCTTCTCTGTTGAAATCATGAaagtttgaaaaaatgttttcccaaatagTCCTGCTAAACTTAGTCCTTGAAGGCTCCTCTGGCAGATGGAGGGCCAGAAACCAGGGCTCTTTAGGGTATCTGTGGCAGGGAGCATCATGGGCATATCAGTCAGTCCACCTGTTGTGTGCCGGACACTGGGGAGCAG harbors:
- the UBE2D4 gene encoding ubiquitin-conjugating enzyme E2 D4 isoform X2, which encodes MGPSDSPYQGGVFFLTIHFPTDYPFKPPKVAFTTKIYHPNINSNGSICLDILRSQWSPALTVSKVLLSICSLLCDPNPDDPLVPEIAHTYKADREKYNRLAREWTQKYAM